Proteins from a genomic interval of Marinobacter gudaonensis:
- a CDS encoding SRPBCC family protein, with protein sequence MAMYTIEIDETFDVPRRKVFALFADHHRFGKLLGAPVKRIKDSDQADPNGIGSVRKIGIGPIGLEETVLNFEPDSLIEYAITSLSPIRNHHGRIRFDETPDGGTRLKYTITFEDIVPLTGKVVSTALEQGLRRGIKRVPKLA encoded by the coding sequence ATGGCCATGTACACCATTGAAATTGATGAAACCTTTGATGTGCCGCGACGAAAAGTCTTTGCCCTGTTCGCCGATCACCACCGTTTCGGCAAGCTGCTCGGTGCGCCGGTAAAGCGGATCAAGGACAGCGACCAGGCCGACCCCAACGGCATCGGCTCGGTTCGCAAGATCGGTATCGGTCCGATCGGCCTTGAGGAGACCGTGCTGAATTTCGAACCGGACTCCCTGATCGAATACGCCATTACCAGCCTCAGCCCGATCCGCAATCATCACGGGCGCATCCGGTTCGACGAAACCCCCGATGGCGGCACACGGCTGAAGTACACCATCACCTTCGAGGACATCGTACCGCTCACTGGCAAGGTGGTGAGCACGGCGCTCGAGCAAGGCCTTCGCCGGGGCATAAAACGTGTACCGAAGCTGGCCTGA
- a CDS encoding oxygen-binding di-iron domain-containing protein, whose product MANDPIVLFDNGHHKCLMFDSLVTGEGVQSNQFLIVDGKHEALIDPGGDLTYTPLSVAASRYMNLRDMDYVFASHQDPDIIGAIDRWIVHTRAKIVTSRLWARFLPHLVSGYVTNQLSGSVYDRIIGVPDAGANVRFGDSYLQCLPAHFMHSVGNLQFYDPVSKILFSGDLGASMGSSDDHLPVADFDQHIPNMVGFHRRYIGSRKVCALWADMIRGMDVAMIVPQHGKRFEGPLMVDRFLTWVSEMECGIDLMTQENYRRPVDYVS is encoded by the coding sequence ATGGCCAACGATCCCATCGTTCTGTTCGACAACGGGCACCACAAATGCCTCATGTTCGATTCCCTGGTAACCGGTGAGGGCGTTCAGTCCAACCAGTTCCTGATTGTGGACGGAAAACACGAAGCGCTGATCGACCCGGGCGGCGACCTCACCTACACCCCGCTCTCGGTCGCGGCCTCGCGCTACATGAATCTGCGGGATATGGACTATGTGTTCGCCTCGCACCAGGACCCGGATATCATTGGCGCCATCGACCGCTGGATTGTCCACACCCGGGCCAAAATCGTGACATCCCGGCTCTGGGCACGGTTCCTGCCGCATCTTGTTTCCGGCTACGTGACCAATCAGCTCAGCGGCAGCGTATACGACCGGATTATCGGTGTGCCGGATGCCGGGGCCAACGTGCGGTTTGGCGATAGCTACCTGCAGTGCCTCCCGGCCCATTTCATGCACTCGGTAGGCAACCTGCAGTTCTACGATCCGGTCTCTAAGATTCTGTTCTCCGGAGACCTGGGTGCCTCCATGGGCAGTTCGGATGATCACCTGCCGGTGGCCGACTTCGACCAGCATATCCCGAACATGGTGGGCTTTCACCGGCGCTACATTGGCTCACGGAAAGTCTGCGCCCTCTGGGCGGATATGATTCGGGGGATGGACGTGGCGATGATTGTTCCCCAGCATGGGAAACGGTTTGAAGGGCCCCTGATGGTCGATCGCTTCCTGACCTGGGTCAGCGAGATGGAGTGCGGAATAGACCTGATGACACAGGAGAACTACCGGCGTCCGGTGGACTATGTGTCGTAA
- a CDS encoding CoA-acylating methylmalonate-semialdehyde dehydrogenase encodes MKNVPLYLAGEFVDSQTSEWIDVTNPATNEVIAKAPCTTDAEMRRAIESAGEVFKTWKEVPVSERARVMLRYQALLKEHHDEIAEILSQETGKTFDDAKGDVWRGIEVVEHAANVASMMMGETVENVAREVDTHSWIQPLGVCAGITPFNFPAMIPLWMFPMAIACGNTFILKPSEQDPLTPMRLAELFEQAGAPKGVLQVVHGGKEQVDVLLTDPAIKAVSFVGSVPVGRYIYETGTRHMKRVQSFAGAKNHMVIMPDADKQQVLNALVGASVGAAGQRCMAISVAVFVGEAQQWIPELKEAMAKVRPGAWNDSGASYGPIISAKAKDRIESLIATGEAQGAKLLLDGRGCTVDGLPDGNWVGPTLFSGVTTEMDIYNEEIFGPVLSCVELDSLGEAIELINKSPYGNGVSIFTSSGGAARRFQHEIDVGQVGVNIPIPVPLPFFSFTGWKGSFYGDQHAYGKQAVRFYTETKTVTSRWFSSEATSSEANFSIQLR; translated from the coding sequence ATGAAAAATGTTCCGCTGTATCTCGCCGGCGAATTCGTCGACAGCCAGACCAGTGAATGGATCGACGTTACTAACCCCGCCACCAACGAAGTGATCGCCAAGGCGCCGTGCACCACCGACGCCGAGATGCGCCGCGCCATCGAAAGCGCCGGAGAGGTGTTCAAAACCTGGAAAGAAGTACCGGTGTCCGAGCGCGCCCGTGTGATGCTGCGCTACCAGGCTCTGTTGAAAGAGCACCACGACGAGATTGCCGAAATCCTCTCCCAGGAAACCGGCAAGACGTTTGATGACGCCAAGGGCGACGTATGGCGCGGTATCGAGGTTGTTGAACACGCCGCCAACGTGGCTTCCATGATGATGGGCGAGACCGTCGAGAACGTGGCACGCGAGGTGGATACCCACTCCTGGATCCAGCCGCTGGGCGTGTGTGCGGGTATTACCCCGTTCAACTTTCCGGCCATGATTCCGTTGTGGATGTTCCCGATGGCCATCGCCTGCGGTAACACCTTTATCCTCAAGCCTTCCGAGCAGGATCCGCTGACACCGATGCGCCTTGCCGAGCTGTTCGAACAGGCCGGTGCGCCCAAGGGCGTTCTTCAGGTGGTACATGGCGGCAAGGAGCAGGTGGATGTACTGCTGACTGATCCTGCCATCAAGGCGGTGTCATTCGTGGGCTCTGTGCCTGTCGGCCGTTATATCTACGAAACCGGCACCCGCCACATGAAGCGTGTACAGAGCTTCGCCGGCGCCAAGAACCATATGGTGATCATGCCGGATGCCGACAAGCAGCAGGTGCTCAACGCCCTGGTAGGCGCCTCCGTAGGTGCCGCCGGCCAGCGCTGCATGGCGATCTCCGTGGCCGTATTCGTGGGCGAGGCCCAGCAGTGGATTCCGGAGTTGAAGGAAGCCATGGCGAAAGTGCGCCCGGGTGCCTGGAACGACTCCGGTGCCAGCTACGGCCCGATCATCTCCGCCAAGGCCAAGGACCGTATCGAGTCCCTGATCGCCACCGGTGAGGCCCAGGGCGCGAAACTGCTGCTCGACGGCCGCGGTTGCACCGTAGACGGTCTGCCCGATGGCAACTGGGTGGGCCCGACCCTGTTCTCCGGTGTGACCACCGAGATGGACATCTACAACGAGGAAATCTTCGGCCCGGTACTGTCCTGTGTCGAGCTGGACAGCCTGGGTGAGGCCATCGAGCTGATCAACAAGAGCCCGTACGGCAATGGTGTGTCTATCTTCACCAGCTCCGGTGGTGCGGCCCGTCGCTTCCAGCACGAGATTGATGTGGGCCAGGTGGGCGTGAACATTCCCATTCCGGTGCCCCTGCCGTTCTTCTCGTTCACCGGCTGGAAGGGCTCCTTCTACGGTGACCAGCACGCTTACGGCAAGCAGGCGGTGCGCTTCTACACCGAAACCAAGACGGTTACTTCCCGCTGGTTCTCCAGTGAAGCGACCAGCTCGGAAGCCAACTTCTCGATCCAGTTGCGTTAA
- a CDS encoding AraC family transcriptional regulator, whose translation MTQTSQWPVPKDSIRYVVPEPIIRLLASHPLTRDLYPLAFGHYRRATGHHMHREHHHDNLLIYCTEGKAFLNVLGEPYTVEAGDLLLLPAGANHRYTADPDNPWTIHWVHYTGPLAEDFRNYMGFDGPTRIRHLGRQPRLLVDFNGLLSVRQTGFRARGLIHAANRLRQLLAAVPINADETGHERQAELDTIHNYMREHLDERISLEELADLAGLSPAHFATRYREQTGTSPIQHFLHLKVERACQLLDTTSSSFADISRRLGYDDAYYFSRLFKKVMGQSPRDYRHTARH comes from the coding sequence ATGACCCAGACCTCCCAGTGGCCAGTGCCGAAGGACAGCATCCGTTACGTGGTTCCGGAGCCAATTATTCGCCTGTTGGCGAGCCACCCGCTGACGCGGGACCTGTACCCGCTGGCCTTTGGCCATTATCGCCGGGCGACGGGACACCATATGCACCGGGAGCATCACCACGACAATCTTTTGATCTACTGCACCGAGGGCAAGGCGTTCCTGAACGTGCTGGGCGAACCCTACACCGTGGAAGCCGGAGACCTGCTCCTGTTGCCGGCCGGTGCCAACCACCGCTACACCGCCGACCCGGACAATCCCTGGACCATCCACTGGGTGCACTACACCGGCCCCCTGGCGGAGGATTTCCGGAACTACATGGGTTTTGACGGCCCCACACGCATACGCCACCTCGGCCGACAGCCACGCCTGCTGGTGGATTTCAACGGGCTGCTGTCGGTACGCCAGACCGGTTTCCGGGCCCGGGGCCTGATCCACGCGGCAAACCGCCTTCGCCAGCTACTGGCGGCGGTGCCGATCAACGCGGACGAAACCGGGCATGAACGCCAGGCAGAGCTGGACACCATTCACAACTACATGCGGGAGCACCTGGACGAACGCATCAGTCTCGAGGAACTGGCGGATCTGGCCGGCTTGTCTCCGGCGCATTTCGCCACCCGCTACCGGGAGCAGACCGGCACCTCCCCCATTCAGCATTTTCTGCACCTGAAGGTGGAGCGCGCCTGCCAGCTGCTCGACACCACCAGCTCGAGTTTCGCCGATATCAGCCGGCGCCTGGGCTACGACGACGCCTATTATTTTTCCCGGCTTTTCAAGAAGGTGATGGGCCAGTCGCCGCGCGACTATCGCCACACTGCAAGACACTGA